In Gadus macrocephalus chromosome 4, ASM3116895v1, the following proteins share a genomic window:
- the LOC132455957 gene encoding LOW QUALITY PROTEIN: TBC1 domain family member 10A-like (The sequence of the model RefSeq protein was modified relative to this genomic sequence to represent the inferred CDS: deleted 1 base in 1 codon), which produces MARIEQSNGLAGRSFPPGSEKDRTAESGPAESGPDSADPQELQTDKYGFMGGAQQYSGQSTENVPAEVLRQREAKWLDMLNHWDKWMAKKHKKVKLRCQKGVPPSLRGRAWLYLCGGKVKREQNRGKFQDLDSQPGDPKWVDVIERDLHRQFPFHEMFVARGGHGQQDLFRVLKAYTLHRPEEGYCQAQAPIAAVLLMHMPAEDAFWGLVQICEKYLPGYYSKGLEAIQLDGEILFSLLKKVSPVAHRHLKKHKMEPILYMTEWFMCAFSRTLPWASVLRVWDMFLCEGVKIIFRVGLVLLKCMLGSPEKLKKSQGLYETMELLKALPPAYVEEGFLVREVVESPVSERDIEREHVAQRRRWEESRGELRCRSPGRMHGARAIITAEPPRRQDLQQNPAILVETPPAAAAAPSNGGPGEEPAGGKGKKKKKKRKNKEEEKAAPSVPPSAPSDPPRALKDGSRQASEESLSSQEHDSYL; this is translated from the exons ATGGCGAGGATCGAGCAAAGCAATGGACTGGCCGGCAGAAGTTTCCCACCGGGCAGCGAGAAGGACCGGACAGCAGAGTCTGGACCAGCAGAGTCTGGACCTGACTCTGCTGACCCCCAGGAGCTACAGACCGACAAGTATGGCTTCATGGGGGGTGCACAGCAATATTCTGGACAATC GACGGAGAATGTTCCTGCCGAGGTTCTGAGGCAGCGAGAAGCCAAGTGGCTGGACATGCTCAACCACTGGGACAAATGGATGGCCAAGAAACACAAGAAG GTGAAGTTGCGGTGCCAGAAGGGAGTCCCGCCCTCCCTGAGAGGCCGGGCGTGGCTCTACCTGTGTGGAGGGAAGGTgaagagagagcagaacagGGGAAAGTTCCAG GACCTGGACAGCCAACCGGGCGACCCCAAATGGGTGGATGTGATCGAGAGGGACCTGCATCGACAGTTCCCCTTCCATGAGATGTTTGTGGCCAGAGGAGGTCACGG gcAGCAGGACCTGTTCCGGGTACTGAAGGCCTACACCCTGCACCGGCCGGAGGAAGGGTACTGCCAGGCGCAGGCCCCGATCGCCGCCGTCCTCCTCATGCACATGCCCGctgag GATGCCTTCTGGGGCCTGGTGCAGATCTGTGAAAAGTACCTGCCAGGGTACTACAGCAAAGGACTG GAGGCCATCCAGCTGGACGGGGAGATCCTGTTCTCCCTGCTGAAGAAGGTGTCCCCCGTGGCGCACCGCCACCTGAAGAAGCACAAGATGGAGCCCATCCTCTACATGACGGAGTGGTTCATGTGCGCCTTCTCC CGGACGCTGCCCTGGGCCTCGGTGCTGCGCGTCTGGGACATGTTCCTGTGTGAGG GGGTGAAGATCATCTTCCGCGTGGGCCTGGTCCTGCTCAAGTGCATGCTGGGGTCCCCGGAGAAGCTGAAGAAGAGCCAGGGTCTGTACGAGACCATGGagctgctgaaggccctgccgcCGGCCTACGTGGAGGAGGGCTTCCTGGTCCGGGAG gtggtggaGTCCCCCGTGTCGGAGCGGGACATCGAGCGGGAGCACGTGGCCCAGCGGCGGCGCTGGGAGGAGAGCCGGGGGGAGCTGCGCTGCCGCTCCCCGGGCAGGATGCACGGCGCCCGGGCCATCATCACCGCCGAGCCCCCCCGGCGCCAGGACCTCCAGCAGAACCCCGCCATCCTGGTGGAGACccccccggccgccgccgccgccccgtccAACGGGGGcccgggggaggagccggccggagggaaggggaagaagaagaagaagaagaggaagaacaaggaggaggagaaggcagcGCCGTCCGTCCCTCCGTCCGCCCCCAGCGACCCCCCTCGCGCCCTGAAGGACGGCTCCCGGCAGGCCTCCGAGGAGAGCCTGAGCAGCCAAGAGCACGACTCCTACCTGTAG
- the LOC132454853 gene encoding piggyBac transposable element-derived protein 4-like — translation MAEFETEDFSDGSDFEEFLGFEDVDEAEYFDDEYEPIDRELWLRHMFVNDDEEEEDDLGEFEGFQANWKTDNYHRNLRSAFNRTPGVKLDLPEDATPLQAFEKIFKEELWTHLVTETNRYRDQVEQTPTRAKTARWSPVTVPEMKTFIGICMGMGLLVLPVRRDYWRQSKNLFRTQFARNMSRDRFAAIWRYLHLQDNQAAVNRDDKMWKMRWFLDYLLAQFQALYEVDGNVSVDESMIKFKGRLSFRQYLPMKPTKWGIKVWVMAESATGYVTNFQVYAGREGSGEKGLAHRVVMDLARPYYGSHLSIYMDNFYTGVGLLEEMRTHGLYACGTVRANRKGLPKSELLRKKASLNKHEYRVAQMDDLTFCIWQDTKTVMVLSNHHDPTETGTVNRRKDGANRVPVVVPACLADYQKYMKGVDLLDQMVGYYGFQHRSKKWWRRVFFFLLSVSCHNAYIAARG, via the exons ATGGCGGAATTTGAGACGGAAGACTTTTCTGACGGTAGCGATTTCGAGGAGTTTCTCGGCTTCGAAGATGTTGATGAGGCCGAGTACTTTGATGACGAATACGAACCGATTGACCGGGAATTGTGGTTAAGGCACATGTTCGtgaatgacgacgaggaagaagaagatgattTAGGGGAGTTTGAGGGTTTCCAGGCCAACTGGAAGACGGACAACTACCATCGAAATCTACGGAGTGCCTTCAACAGGACACCAGGGGTGAAGCTCGATTTGCCTGAAGATGCCACACCGCTACAGGCATTTGAGAAGATTTTTAAGGAGGAACTTTGGACACATCTCgtcacagagacaaacagatatAGAGACCAGGTCGAACAAACACCGACCAGAGCGAAGACGGCAAGGTGGTCTCCGGTAACTGTGCCAGAGATGAAGACCTTTATTGGTATCTGTATGGGAATGGGGCTGCTTGTGTTGCCGGTGCGAAGAGATTACTGGCGACAGAGTAAGAATCTCTTTCGGACGCAATTCGCCAGAAATATGTCCCGGGACAGATTTGCGGCCATCTGGAG GTATCTACACCTCCAGGACAACCAGGCAGCAGTCAACAGAGATGACaagatgtggaaaatgcgctgGTTCCTAGATTACCTCCTGGCTCAATTCCAGGCACTTTATGAGGTGGATGGCAACGTGTCTGTGGATGAGAGCATGATTAAATTCAAAGGGCGTCTCTCCTTCAGGCAGTACCTCCCCATGAAGCCTACAAAGTGGGGTATCAAGGTGTGGGTAATGGCTGAGAGCGCCACTGGATATGTGACCAACTTCCAGGTCTATGCTGGTCGTGAAGGGTCAGGAGAGAAGGGCCTGGCACATCGTGTGGTTATGGATTTAGCCAGACCATATTACGGCTCTCACCTGTCCATCTACATGGACAATTTTTACACCGGGGTAGGTCTCTTGGAGGAGATGAGGACCCATGGCCTGTATGCTTGTGGCACTGTTCGTGCCAACCGGAAGGGACTCCCAAAGAGTGAGCTGCTTCGAAAGAAAGCCTCACTCAACAAGCACGAATACAGGGTCGCTCAGATGGACGACCTCACATTTTGTATTTGGCAAGACACAAAGACGGTCATGGTGTTGTCCAACCACCATGACCCAACTGAGACGGGGACCGTAAAcaggagaaaggatggagccAACCGCGTCCCGGTGGTAGTGCCAGCTTGCCTAGCAGACTACCAAAAGTACATGAAAG GCGTCGATCTGCTGGATCAGATGGTTGGCTACTACGGGTTCCAACATAGATCGAagaagtggtggaggagggtcttcTTCTTTCTCCTGTCCGTGTCCTGCCACAATGCCTACATAGCTGCGAG GGGCTGA
- the LOC132455963 gene encoding uncharacterized protein LOC132455963, with protein sequence MKRSRQLQTGGPTSHRDPLKEDIQWDGQQCQEAIALMKHSTDEVVVKEKMRLTLAYRQKFLHDPENSADILSVFPRFLDIPGLIDQDFRSLFGDATSAKMLEKWTTNFQAKVVTQCRGLTLTGDVQDLIQNAEATEVDDGWDSDMSSMLLLVHLLPPSSQGRKRPGKISARQACDSLVKFIKIGTSIQAHLDNISGSLQPYLLAVGAKKSMIESYYIVIDKHALPCKTSTSLACVDELFKAHFVFGTRYCQELTNVYTFLQTTVYDIDVENTKVNPRVAELRARMQK encoded by the exons ATGAAACGGTCACGACAACTTCAAACAG GTGGGCCAACTTCACACAGGGATCCATTGAAAGAAGACATCCAGTGGGACGGACAGCAGTGTCAAGAAGCAATTGCCCTGATGAAGCATTCCACGGATGAAGTTGTAGTGAAGGAGAAAATGAGGCTAACCCTGGCCTATCGTCAGAAGTTTCTGCACGATCCTGAGAACTCAGCCGACATCCTATCTGTTTTTCCTCGTTTCTTGGACATTCCAGGTTTG ATTGATCAAGATTTCAGGAGTCTTTTTGGTGACGCAACCTCTGCAAAGATGTTGGAGAAGTGGACCACCAACTTTCAAGCAAAGGTTGTTACTCAGTGTCGTGGGCTTACACTGACTGGAGATGTACAAGACCTCATCCAAAATGCTGAAGCCACTGAAGTAGATGATG GCTGGGACAGTGACATGTCATCAATGCTGTTGCTGGTTCACCTTCTGCCACCTTCAAGCCAAGGCCGAAAAAGACCAGGGAAAATCTCAGCCAGACAAGCATGCGACAGTCTTGTAAAATTCATCAAG ATTGGGACCAGCATCCAAGCACACCTGGACAACATCTCTGGGAGTCTCCAGCCATACCTACTTGCTGTTGGTGCCAAGAAGAGCATGATCGAGTCTTACTACATCGTGATCGACAAACATGCTCTACCCTGTAAGACCTCAACTTCATTGGCTTGTGTTGATGAACTTTTCAAAGCACATTTCGTCTTTGGCACAAGATACTGTCAGGAATTGACCAATGTGTACACCTTTCTGCAAACCACTGTCTATGACATAGATGTGGAAAACACCAAGGTAAATCCTAGAGTTGCAGAGTTGAGGGCCAGGATGCAGAAGTAA